One window of Pseudacidobacterium ailaaui genomic DNA carries:
- a CDS encoding glycoside hydrolase family 43 protein has translation MNPKSFLLTLAAFLALVSFTRPLPAQSAGATFTNPLLETGPDPWIIWWKGFYYYSNSTGSNLTLRKTKDITDLRHAETRTVWTPAPGHPWSHDLWAPELHRWGNKWYIYFASDAGDNASHRIYVVENSSDDPIQGTWKLKGQVKDATDKWAIDATMFTWHGQHYLIWSGWKGDTDGEQDIFLAHMSNPWTIDSPRTLISAPTYAWETHGDLPGRHVSVNEGPEALIHDGKIFIVFSASGCWTDFYSLGVVEADGQSNLLDAASWKKFDHPFFKTDPAAHAFGPGHNGFFTSPDGRENWIIYHANPGPNEGCGNQRSPRIQPFTWNADGTPDFGRPVPLGQPLPRPSGTTQP, from the coding sequence ATGAATCCGAAGTCCTTTCTGCTTACTCTGGCCGCCTTCCTGGCCCTTGTGTCTTTCACCCGGCCTTTGCCGGCCCAGTCCGCTGGGGCGACTTTTACCAATCCCCTGCTGGAAACCGGACCAGATCCCTGGATCATCTGGTGGAAGGGCTTCTACTATTACTCCAACTCAACAGGCTCCAATCTCACTCTGCGCAAAACCAAAGACATCACAGACCTCCGTCACGCCGAAACCCGGACCGTCTGGACCCCCGCGCCCGGCCATCCATGGTCGCACGACCTGTGGGCACCTGAGCTGCACCGTTGGGGGAACAAGTGGTACATCTACTTTGCTTCTGATGCGGGAGACAACGCCTCGCACCGCATCTATGTCGTCGAAAACAGCAGCGACGACCCCATCCAGGGCACCTGGAAGCTGAAAGGACAGGTCAAAGACGCCACCGACAAGTGGGCCATTGACGCAACCATGTTTACCTGGCACGGTCAGCACTACCTGATATGGTCTGGATGGAAAGGCGACACCGACGGCGAGCAGGACATCTTTCTTGCCCACATGAGCAACCCCTGGACCATTGATTCCCCTCGCACGCTGATCTCGGCGCCCACCTATGCCTGGGAAACCCACGGCGATCTGCCGGGCCGTCATGTCAGCGTCAACGAAGGCCCGGAAGCGCTCATCCATGATGGAAAAATCTTTATCGTCTTTTCCGCATCAGGCTGCTGGACAGATTTTTATTCTCTCGGCGTGGTTGAGGCCGATGGTCAATCCAATCTGCTGGATGCCGCAAGCTGGAAAAAGTTCGACCATCCTTTTTTCAAGACTGACCCTGCTGCCCACGCCTTCGGCCCCGGACATAACGGCTTTTTCACTTCTCCTGATGGCAGGGAAAACTGGATCATTTATCACGCGAATCCCGGCCCCAACGAGGGTTGTGGCAACCAGCGCTCACCGCGCATCCAGCCCTTTACGTGGAATGCCGACGGAACACCTGACTTCGGCAGGCCCGTTCCCCTCGGTCAGCCCCTGCCCCGCCCCTCCGGAACCACGCAGCCATAG
- a CDS encoding M20/M25/M40 family metallo-hydrolase, with translation MNVYARVIFLTATMVFLSRVSDGAASKQEAGAIVTDLHAVGAPIRPAPADPAIAHALQQISAQRVQHTIETLVGFHTRNTLSSMETDLPKGQGIQAAADWIASEFQRYSEACGGCLEVRRDTFTESPQSRIPRPTVITNVYAILRGRDPAQAKRMYLVTGHYDSRNSDTLDDHGYAPGANDDASGVAVSLECARVLSQLRPAATIVFAAVAGEEQGLNGSRHLARLAKAEGWQLEGVLNNDIVGGNTTPGDRLQDKSAVRVFSEGIPASATPEQAKLMESLGYESDSSSRELARAVYDISQTYFRATKGSPPFHPVLEFRRDRFLRGGDHSSFNQEGFAAVRFTEWREDFNHQHQNVRTENGVEYGDLPKFVDYEYVAHVAALNAATLATLASAPPAPVEVRVVTKNLDNHSTLEWKDGPGATAGTRYEIVWRELAFPVWQFSLTVPEGEHRSTLPVSKDNVIFGVRAVDRAGHRSPAVAPLPER, from the coding sequence ATGAATGTTTACGCCAGGGTCATTTTTCTTACAGCCACCATGGTTTTCCTTTCCAGAGTTTCAGACGGAGCTGCCAGCAAACAGGAAGCCGGTGCGATCGTGACAGACCTGCACGCCGTCGGCGCGCCCATCCGCCCTGCGCCGGCAGATCCGGCGATTGCACATGCATTGCAGCAGATTTCTGCCCAGCGTGTACAACATACCATTGAAACACTGGTGGGCTTCCATACACGCAATACGCTTTCCAGCATGGAGACGGATCTGCCAAAAGGGCAGGGAATACAGGCGGCGGCCGACTGGATTGCCTCGGAATTTCAAAGGTATTCGGAGGCCTGCGGCGGCTGCCTTGAGGTTAGACGCGACACCTTTACGGAAAGTCCACAGAGCCGGATTCCGCGGCCAACGGTGATTACGAATGTCTATGCAATCCTGCGCGGCCGAGACCCAGCGCAGGCAAAACGCATGTATCTGGTGACGGGACACTATGACTCGCGCAACTCCGATACGCTGGATGACCATGGCTATGCCCCGGGTGCCAATGATGATGCTTCCGGCGTGGCCGTAAGCCTGGAGTGTGCGCGCGTGCTGTCGCAGCTGAGGCCGGCGGCCACGATCGTCTTTGCCGCCGTTGCCGGCGAAGAGCAGGGGCTGAATGGCAGCCGGCATCTGGCAAGGCTGGCCAAAGCTGAAGGATGGCAGCTGGAAGGGGTCCTGAACAATGACATTGTGGGCGGGAATACGACCCCAGGGGACCGGCTCCAGGACAAATCCGCGGTACGGGTCTTTTCTGAAGGGATCCCGGCCAGCGCTACCCCAGAGCAGGCGAAGCTGATGGAATCGCTGGGGTATGAGAGCGATTCATCCTCACGGGAGCTGGCCCGAGCTGTGTATGACATCAGCCAGACGTACTTCAGGGCGACAAAGGGCAGTCCTCCCTTTCATCCGGTGCTGGAGTTTCGTCGCGACCGCTTCCTGCGCGGAGGAGACCACTCCTCCTTTAATCAGGAGGGCTTTGCCGCGGTCCGCTTCACTGAATGGAGAGAGGACTTCAATCATCAGCACCAGAATGTCCGGACTGAGAATGGAGTCGAGTACGGGGACCTGCCAAAATTTGTGGACTATGAGTATGTGGCGCATGTGGCCGCGTTGAATGCGGCCACGTTGGCCACCCTGGCCTCGGCACCGCCGGCCCCGGTAGAGGTCCGCGTGGTGACGAAGAATCTGGACAATCATTCCACGCTGGAATGGAAAGACGGTCCCGGGGCTACCGCGGGTACGCGATACGAGATTGTATGGCGTGAGCTGGCATTTCCGGTGTGGCAGTTTTCCCTTACCGTGCCGGAGGGTGAGCATCGTAGCACGCTGCCAGTCTCCAAAGACAATGTCATCTTTGGCGTGCGGGCGGTAGACCGGGCCGGACACCGCAGCCCGGCCGTGGCTCCCTTGCCGGAAAGGTAG
- a CDS encoding carboxypeptidase-like regulatory domain-containing protein, with translation MKLFHKTALAAALAVTFLLSFAAIAQSTRSVEGKVYAQNAPVSGAVVYLQDSKTNNVKTFISTQDGSYRFGQLSTDVDYQIWAEYKGSKSEKKNISSFNSKKQLVIDLHIKG, from the coding sequence ATGAAGCTGTTTCATAAGACCGCCCTTGCTGCTGCTCTGGCCGTCACTTTTCTGCTCTCCTTCGCCGCCATCGCGCAAAGCACCCGTTCGGTAGAAGGTAAGGTCTACGCACAGAATGCTCCGGTCAGTGGTGCGGTCGTCTATTTGCAGGACAGCAAGACCAACAATGTAAAGACCTTTATCTCCACCCAGGATGGCAGCTACCGCTTCGGACAGCTGTCCACAGACGTGGATTATCAGATCTGGGCCGAATACAAAGGAAGCAAAAGCGAAAAGAAAAACATCAGTTCGTTTAACTCAAAGAAGCAGCTGGTGATTGATCTGCACATCAAGGGCTGA
- a CDS encoding class I SAM-dependent rRNA methyltransferase, with protein MPSRIPKQSLKGSAKEFPVESSGPVAFVSRRAADRLRAGHVWVYRSDVEEIAGEAGPLVTVADPRGLLLGTALYSHASQIALRMVSGELLGEAEWMDLLRKRLRAAVALRKPLLTQETNACRLVFSEADGLPGLIVDKYGDLVILQLLTRALDRDAVRQAIVGVLKEELAPATVVERSDPRIRELEQMSTPPAAPLYAADSEHPRTQTDFMVNGLRFFYDANAGQKTGAFLDQRENYAAAARYAHGEALDICTYQGGFALHLAQSCPRVTGVDVSRAALEVAEKNLAANESVLRGSHVEWFEANAFDLLRDWSDSGAAYDTIVLDPPAFAKSRRAVEGAVRGYKELNLRALKMLRPDGVLVTCSCSHHVSLAEFQQVVAAAAGDAGRRLRLLERRGAAQDHPVILTIPETEYLKCLICRVE; from the coding sequence ATGCCGTCCCGTATTCCAAAGCAGAGCCTGAAAGGGTCCGCAAAAGAGTTCCCTGTGGAGTCCTCCGGCCCGGTGGCCTTTGTCTCGCGTCGCGCCGCAGACCGGCTGCGGGCCGGGCATGTATGGGTCTATCGGTCTGATGTAGAGGAGATTGCAGGCGAGGCCGGACCGCTTGTGACGGTGGCTGACCCGCGCGGCCTTTTGCTGGGGACGGCGCTCTACAGCCATGCTTCCCAGATTGCGCTGCGCATGGTTAGCGGGGAGCTGCTGGGGGAAGCGGAATGGATGGATCTGCTGCGGAAGCGCCTGAGGGCGGCCGTTGCACTGCGCAAACCTTTGCTGACCCAGGAGACGAATGCCTGCCGACTGGTCTTCAGCGAGGCCGATGGCCTTCCTGGGCTGATTGTGGACAAATACGGAGACCTGGTCATTCTGCAATTGCTGACACGGGCGCTGGACAGGGATGCGGTGAGACAGGCGATCGTGGGTGTTCTGAAAGAGGAACTGGCTCCGGCGACGGTGGTGGAGCGGTCCGATCCGCGGATCCGCGAACTGGAGCAAATGAGCACGCCGCCGGCCGCTCCACTGTATGCCGCAGATTCCGAGCATCCACGGACGCAGACAGATTTTATGGTGAATGGGCTCCGCTTTTTTTATGACGCGAATGCGGGACAGAAAACAGGTGCGTTCCTCGACCAGAGAGAAAATTATGCTGCGGCGGCACGATATGCGCATGGAGAGGCACTGGACATCTGCACCTATCAAGGAGGCTTTGCGCTGCATCTGGCGCAAAGCTGTCCTCGCGTGACCGGCGTAGATGTTTCGCGGGCCGCGCTGGAGGTAGCGGAGAAAAATCTGGCCGCGAATGAGTCGGTCCTGCGAGGGTCCCATGTGGAGTGGTTCGAGGCCAATGCTTTTGATCTGCTGCGGGACTGGAGTGATTCCGGGGCGGCCTATGACACAATCGTGCTCGATCCACCGGCCTTTGCAAAATCCAGGCGCGCTGTGGAGGGTGCGGTGCGGGGATACAAGGAGCTAAATCTGCGTGCGCTGAAGATGCTGCGGCCGGACGGCGTGCTGGTGACGTGCTCGTGCTCCCATCATGTTTCGCTGGCCGAGTTTCAACAGGTGGTGGCGGCAGCAGCCGGGGACGCAGGCCGTCGTTTACGCCTGCTGGAGCGCCGGGGAGCGGCGCAGGACCACCCGGTCATACTGACGATTCCGGAGACAGAGTACCTGAAATGCCTGATATGCCGGGTGGAGTGA
- a CDS encoding IS256 family transposase translates to MAKIVSITEHFQHFLTNLKESFWGDLEQKTQVAWKRFLEAESERLRDQYAVWDSYERGTRKPGQYRNGYYERDFVTRFGTIRLRVARARGKSFLPRAMEKFQRRAPELAILIREAFLRGISTRQVGRLVATLTGETISAQTVSRLTRDLDQAVREFHRAALQDEWAYLFLDGVALKVRRPAGRQHVQMLVAYGVRRDGTRQLLGFLRTQGEGQAHWEALLEDLYRRGLKGDKLLLIVTDGCPGLAAAIQTVYPRVAHQRCWVHKMRNILDKVRKRDHDAVKLDAQAIYLADSRRQAEAAARAFSRRWRREYPTMVRQLERDLPDLLVFYHFPKHLWRKLRTTNIIERCFVEVRRRTRPMVCFVNVQSVDRIIYSIFQRFNLEWKNRTLRVFTQAA, encoded by the coding sequence ATGGCGAAGATTGTATCGATCACCGAGCATTTTCAGCACTTCTTGACCAACCTGAAGGAGAGCTTCTGGGGCGACCTGGAGCAGAAGACGCAGGTGGCCTGGAAGCGATTTCTGGAAGCGGAATCGGAGCGGTTGCGCGATCAGTATGCAGTTTGGGACAGCTACGAACGGGGAACGCGCAAGCCGGGACAGTACCGTAACGGCTATTACGAGAGGGATTTTGTGACCCGCTTCGGCACCATCCGGCTGCGCGTGGCGCGGGCCCGCGGCAAGAGCTTTCTTCCCCGGGCGATGGAGAAGTTCCAACGCCGGGCGCCGGAGCTGGCCATACTCATCCGGGAGGCGTTTCTGCGCGGCATCTCTACCCGCCAGGTGGGTCGGCTGGTGGCCACTTTGACGGGCGAGACGATCAGTGCCCAGACCGTCTCGCGGCTGACGCGTGATCTGGATCAGGCGGTGCGGGAGTTTCATCGAGCCGCCCTGCAGGACGAATGGGCTTACCTGTTTCTGGATGGCGTGGCGTTGAAGGTGCGCCGGCCGGCGGGACGGCAGCATGTGCAGATGCTGGTGGCCTACGGCGTGCGCCGGGACGGCACCCGGCAACTGCTCGGCTTTCTGCGCACCCAGGGTGAGGGTCAGGCTCACTGGGAGGCGTTGCTTGAGGATCTCTACCGGCGCGGTCTGAAGGGCGACAAGCTGCTGCTGATCGTCACCGACGGCTGCCCCGGATTGGCTGCCGCCATCCAGACCGTCTATCCCCGCGTAGCCCATCAACGCTGCTGGGTGCACAAGATGCGCAATATCCTCGACAAGGTGCGCAAGCGCGACCATGATGCCGTCAAGCTGGATGCCCAGGCCATCTATCTGGCCGATAGCCGCCGTCAGGCCGAGGCTGCCGCGCGCGCCTTCAGCCGCCGCTGGCGCCGGGAATATCCCACCATGGTGCGGCAACTGGAACGCGATCTGCCCGACCTGCTGGTCTTCTACCATTTTCCCAAGCACCTGTGGCGCAAGCTGCGCACCACCAACATCATTGAACGCTGCTTCGTCGAAGTGCGTCGAAGAACCAGGCCCATGGTTTGCTTCGTCAACGTGCAGTCCGTGGACCGAATCATCTACTCCATCTTCCAGAGATTCAATCTGGAATGGAAAAACCGCACCCTCCGCGTATTTACACAAGCAGCTTGA
- the rpmI gene encoding 50S ribosomal protein L35: MPKLKTHRGAAKRFKKTATGKIKRGQSKMRHILTSKEVKTKRRLSAPAYVSDADHAKVARMIPYA, encoded by the coding sequence ATGCCCAAACTGAAGACTCACAGGGGCGCGGCCAAGCGCTTCAAAAAGACGGCCACGGGCAAAATCAAGCGTGGCCAGTCCAAAATGCGCCATATCCTCACGTCGAAGGAGGTCAAGACCAAGCGCCGGCTTTCCGCCCCCGCTTATGTCTCTGACGCCGACCACGCGAAGGTGGCCCGCATGATTCCGTACGCCTGA
- the rplT gene encoding 50S ribosomal protein L20 yields the protein MPRVKRGTKRTDRRKKILKRAKGYFLTKSKLYQAAQEAVERGLKFAYSGRRQKKRQFRSLWIVRINAAAQQNGISYSQFINGLKKAGVELDRKILADIAVNDAPGFAALVEQAKAALSQAAA from the coding sequence ATGCCCCGCGTTAAACGTGGAACCAAACGCACCGACCGGCGCAAAAAGATCCTGAAGCGCGCCAAAGGTTATTTCCTTACAAAATCCAAGCTTTACCAGGCCGCCCAGGAGGCCGTTGAGCGCGGACTCAAATTCGCTTACTCTGGCCGCCGCCAGAAAAAGCGCCAGTTCCGCTCGCTCTGGATCGTGCGCATCAATGCCGCCGCCCAGCAGAATGGCATCAGCTACTCGCAGTTCATCAATGGCCTCAAAAAAGCCGGCGTCGAGCTTGACCGCAAAATCCTGGCCGACATCGCCGTCAACGATGCTCCCGGCTTCGCCGCCCTGGTCGAACAGGCCAAGGCTGCCTTGTCCCAGGCCGCTGCCTAA
- a CDS encoding cold-shock protein, which yields MEQGTVKWFNDAKGFGFITRDANNEDIFVHFSAINSNGFRSLQEGQRVQFNVVKGAKGFQAENVQAA from the coding sequence ATGGAACAGGGTACAGTGAAATGGTTTAACGATGCCAAAGGTTTTGGCTTTATCACCCGTGATGCGAACAACGAAGACATCTTCGTGCACTTCTCCGCGATTAACTCAAACGGATTCCGCAGCCTGCAGGAAGGCCAGCGCGTCCAGTTCAATGTAGTGAAGGGCGCCAAAGGCTTCCAGGCCGAAAACGTTCAGGCTGCCTAA
- a CDS encoding DUF6895 family protein has product MAEARGPAQRQSRTDDLVRRLCHALDIAKLTVEHLVPDGYIDSTDSTKNVRPEKILSETAVLLLAAGQVVQPEIQERVKGIAHGLAPHARNERARLGVCVEPSAAWEYALGHLCLNRLGYPDAAFDALLQHALGSRASAGRERVPHRMLEKEWSALGVPRLASNKRRSEMAHLSILNHSMDLLSCRREDMYAFTHALMYVTDFGIHPVPLPRPRHVLLAEAEALLAYCLDQQDYDVAGEILLTWPLTGEPWSPAATFAFRVLAHVEDKAGFLPTPGTRICEIEARSGTERTRYRLATAYHTAYVMGLLCAAVLSQGHMPPAEVSEGDAKAGGSDHLLRFLEADEEYRPHWRDTFDPLTSQQKDALSGFLLHIALRRKAMQRDYGGFCRHFRWHAIWTWLMGHARSRQWSCWTALQGTQNVSIRPKTQWPRSMS; this is encoded by the coding sequence ATGGCAGAAGCGAGAGGACCTGCCCAGCGGCAAAGCCGGACCGACGATCTTGTCCGCCGCCTCTGCCATGCTCTTGATATCGCAAAACTTACAGTGGAGCACTTGGTCCCGGATGGATATATAGACAGCACGGATTCCACAAAAAATGTTCGTCCGGAAAAAATCCTTTCTGAAACCGCCGTCCTGCTTCTTGCTGCGGGGCAGGTCGTGCAACCTGAAATTCAGGAACGAGTAAAGGGCATTGCTCACGGTCTTGCTCCTCATGCACGCAACGAGCGGGCCAGGCTGGGCGTATGTGTAGAACCGTCTGCGGCGTGGGAATATGCGTTAGGGCATCTTTGTTTGAATCGCCTTGGGTACCCGGATGCAGCGTTTGACGCATTGCTGCAACATGCACTCGGTTCGCGGGCCAGTGCAGGACGTGAGCGCGTTCCGCACCGCATGTTGGAAAAAGAATGGTCCGCATTAGGAGTGCCCAGGCTTGCATCGAACAAGCGGCGCTCGGAAATGGCACATTTGTCCATTCTGAACCATTCGATGGACCTGCTGTCCTGCAGGCGCGAGGACATGTATGCCTTTACTCATGCGTTGATGTATGTCACCGATTTCGGTATCCACCCTGTGCCGCTGCCTCGTCCGCGCCATGTGCTGCTGGCAGAGGCTGAAGCGTTGCTGGCATATTGTCTCGATCAGCAGGACTATGATGTTGCAGGCGAGATCCTCTTAACCTGGCCGCTGACGGGAGAACCGTGGAGTCCTGCGGCCACATTTGCCTTCCGAGTACTTGCGCATGTGGAAGACAAGGCCGGATTCTTGCCGACTCCGGGGACCCGCATCTGTGAGATTGAAGCGCGATCTGGAACTGAACGAACACGATATAGACTGGCGACTGCGTATCATACGGCATATGTGATGGGACTTCTATGTGCTGCTGTGCTGTCTCAGGGACATATGCCACCGGCAGAGGTCTCGGAGGGGGACGCAAAGGCGGGAGGTTCCGATCATCTGCTTCGGTTTCTTGAAGCAGATGAGGAGTATCGCCCGCATTGGCGCGATACATTTGATCCGCTTACTTCGCAGCAAAAAGACGCCCTGTCCGGGTTCCTGCTGCATATCGCACTGCGCAGGAAGGCGATGCAGCGCGACTACGGGGGCTTTTGCAGGCACTTCAGATGGCATGCAATTTGGACCTGGCTGATGGGCCATGCGCGGTCCAGGCAGTGGAGCTGCTGGACCGCCTTGCAAGGTACTCAGAATGTGTCCATCCGGCCTAAAACACAATGGCCCCGGTCCATGTCCTGA
- a CDS encoding outer membrane beta-barrel protein produces the protein MLANFRNWWKSSFLFVALLGWVVFTVTARAQNPAHVFHNSDISVSAFGQFTQSVSGDGVTVDPTKSVGGQAAFRHIYHPWMGFEASYGYTRYTDNYSSNVFGVQHNVHEFGGSYLVSAPGLLGIKPFGLAGVSALLFSPSLNGGQRASAQAKPAFNFGLGVNAPLLTSHFGVRVQYRALYYPTPDYDDVRYKTGTWRLTSEPMVGLYLKF, from the coding sequence ATGTTGGCAAATTTCCGGAATTGGTGGAAGTCTTCGTTCTTATTTGTTGCGCTGCTGGGATGGGTCGTCTTCACCGTTACGGCGCGGGCGCAAAACCCTGCTCACGTTTTTCACAACAGCGACATTTCCGTGAGCGCTTTTGGCCAGTTCACTCAATCGGTGAGTGGGGACGGTGTGACGGTGGACCCCACGAAGTCTGTGGGCGGACAGGCGGCCTTCCGGCACATTTACCACCCGTGGATGGGATTTGAGGCAAGCTACGGGTATACGCGCTACACGGACAACTACTCGTCCAATGTTTTTGGCGTGCAGCACAATGTGCATGAGTTTGGCGGGTCCTACCTGGTAAGCGCTCCGGGACTTCTCGGCATCAAGCCTTTCGGGCTGGCCGGAGTGAGCGCCCTGCTCTTTTCCCCATCGCTGAATGGAGGACAGCGGGCCAGCGCGCAGGCAAAGCCTGCCTTCAACTTTGGCCTGGGCGTGAACGCTCCTCTTCTGACGTCGCACTTTGGGGTGCGGGTGCAGTACCGGGCGTTATACTATCCCACTCCGGATTATGACGATGTGCGCTACAAGACGGGGACCTGGCGTCTGACCAGTGAGCCGATGGTCGGGTTGTATCTGAAATTTTAG
- the ribH gene encoding 6,7-dimethyl-8-ribityllumazine synthase, whose product MIKAVTVVQQTSTPAEFDQLAGFFSALGFEKGKGWETSDGRGSSFLAPLGNLEFVLGSLPASSTILIEVTSLDSVREVASRWLKQNTTASRISEISETDWNSRLFTVELPPAASFTFWEWIDPLKGKPIALEGDLSAEGMRFAIVVSRWNAVITDRLLQGALDALLRSGARKENVRILRVPGAWEIPSAARKAAESGNFDAIITLGVLLRGETAHYEAIYNEVARGIGQSQQETGIPHTFGVLTCETLEQALDRAGLKMGNKGFEAAAAAIEMVSLHRKLETGAAAK is encoded by the coding sequence ATGATTAAGGCCGTTACCGTAGTGCAGCAGACCAGCACTCCGGCAGAATTTGACCAACTGGCAGGATTTTTTTCCGCGCTTGGGTTTGAAAAAGGCAAAGGCTGGGAGACCAGTGATGGCCGGGGCAGCTCTTTTCTCGCTCCACTAGGCAATCTTGAGTTTGTGCTGGGAAGCCTCCCCGCTTCTTCCACCATTCTGATTGAAGTCACCAGCCTGGATTCTGTCCGCGAAGTGGCCAGTCGATGGCTCAAGCAGAACACGACTGCTTCCCGCATCAGCGAAATTTCTGAAACAGACTGGAATTCGCGCCTCTTTACCGTCGAACTGCCCCCGGCCGCTTCCTTCACCTTCTGGGAATGGATCGATCCTCTGAAAGGCAAGCCAATAGCGCTCGAAGGCGACCTCTCCGCAGAGGGAATGCGCTTTGCGATTGTCGTCTCCCGCTGGAATGCGGTCATCACCGACCGCCTGCTGCAAGGTGCGCTCGATGCTCTGCTGCGCAGCGGGGCCAGAAAAGAGAACGTCAGGATCCTGCGCGTTCCCGGCGCCTGGGAGATTCCCTCCGCTGCGCGAAAGGCCGCCGAATCCGGGAATTTTGACGCCATCATCACCCTCGGCGTTCTGCTACGCGGCGAGACGGCCCACTATGAAGCCATCTACAACGAAGTGGCGCGGGGCATCGGCCAGTCCCAGCAGGAAACCGGAATTCCCCACACCTTCGGGGTACTTACCTGCGAAACCCTCGAACAGGCGCTCGATCGCGCTGGCCTCAAGATGGGCAATAAAGGCTTTGAGGCCGCTGCCGCTGCCATTGAGATGGTCTCTTTGCATCGCAAACTGGAAACCGGAGCTGCCGCGAAATGA
- the nusB gene encoding transcription antitermination factor NusB, with product MSAPGKRRKARELAMQMIFQLDMGKQTPDEVRRTFWKAREETGLEPDVRGFAEDLFRIVVSRGPQVDELIEKHSANWRLDRMASVDRNVLRMAVAEMIGFPGTPAPIIINEALEIARRYSAPESIHFLNGVLDAVAKVRYSSSPTT from the coding sequence ATGAGCGCCCCCGGAAAACGACGCAAGGCACGCGAGCTGGCCATGCAGATGATCTTTCAACTCGATATGGGCAAACAGACCCCCGACGAGGTCCGCCGGACCTTCTGGAAGGCCCGGGAAGAAACCGGCCTTGAACCTGACGTGCGCGGATTTGCTGAAGACCTCTTCCGGATCGTGGTTTCCCGTGGACCGCAGGTGGACGAGCTGATTGAAAAGCACTCGGCCAACTGGCGCCTGGACCGCATGGCCAGCGTGGACCGCAATGTCCTCCGCATGGCTGTGGCAGAGATGATCGGTTTTCCCGGCACTCCTGCGCCCATCATCATCAACGAGGCCCTGGAGATTGCACGCCGCTATTCTGCCCCCGAGTCCATCCATTTTCTCAATGGTGTGCTCGATGCGGTCGCCAAAGTCAGGTATTCCTCTTCCCCGACCACCTGA
- the mqnE gene encoding aminofutalosine synthase MqnE: protein MTLPSNRRPFTTSDPQLAPVAEKVFAGERLGFQDALALYRSHDIFAVGWMANHLRENLHGDIAYFNVNRHINPTNVCVAACRLCAFGRKKDSPGAYTMALEEAWAAAASGYSEAVTEFHIVGGLHPDLPLQYFLDLVRGLKERFPQVHIKAFTMVEVSFLARRAKLTVRETLEKLRDAGVDSLPGGGAEIFASRVRHIICDHKIDGDEWLETARTAHLLGLKSNATMLYGHVENDEDRVDHLLKLRALQDETHGFQTFIPLAFHPDHTPLEHLPRTTGMMDLRQIAVSRLLLDNFPHIKAYWQMMTPQIAQVALRFGADDIDGTVVEEKIYHDAGATTPQGMRRQDLVRIIRQAGCQPFERDTLYREVTRTEDTFTIAV from the coding sequence ATGACGCTTCCATCCAACCGACGGCCCTTTACCACTTCGGATCCGCAGCTTGCTCCTGTTGCTGAGAAGGTCTTTGCCGGAGAGCGGCTCGGCTTCCAGGACGCTCTTGCGCTCTACCGTTCGCACGACATCTTTGCCGTGGGCTGGATGGCCAATCATCTGCGCGAAAATCTGCACGGCGATATTGCGTATTTCAACGTCAACCGCCATATCAATCCCACGAACGTTTGTGTGGCGGCGTGCAGGCTCTGCGCTTTTGGCCGGAAGAAGGACTCTCCCGGCGCTTATACCATGGCGCTCGAAGAGGCCTGGGCCGCCGCGGCTTCCGGCTACTCAGAGGCCGTCACCGAGTTCCACATTGTCGGCGGCCTGCATCCCGATCTGCCCCTGCAGTATTTCCTGGACCTCGTGCGCGGCCTGAAGGAGCGTTTCCCGCAGGTGCATATCAAGGCCTTTACCATGGTGGAAGTCTCATTCCTGGCGCGCCGGGCGAAGCTCACCGTCCGTGAGACACTCGAAAAACTCCGCGATGCCGGCGTGGATTCCCTGCCGGGAGGTGGCGCTGAAATCTTCGCCAGCCGTGTGCGCCATATCATCTGTGACCACAAAATCGATGGCGACGAGTGGTTGGAGACGGCCCGCACCGCCCATCTGCTCGGCCTGAAATCAAATGCAACGATGCTATATGGCCACGTAGAAAATGACGAAGACCGCGTGGACCATCTCCTCAAGCTGCGCGCGCTGCAGGACGAAACACACGGCTTCCAGACTTTTATTCCACTGGCCTTTCATCCAGACCACACTCCGCTCGAACACCTTCCACGCACGACCGGAATGATGGACCTGCGCCAGATTGCCGTAAGCCGCCTGCTGCTGGACAATTTCCCCCATATCAAGGCCTACTGGCAGATGATGACCCCACAGATCGCGCAGGTCGCGCTGCGCTTCGGGGCTGATGATATTGATGGCACCGTGGTTGAAGAGAAGATCTATCACGATGCAGGCGCAACCACTCCGCAGGGAATGCGGCGCCAGGACCTGGTCCGGATCATTCGCCAAGCCGGTTGCCAGCCCTTCGAGCGGGACACGCTCTACCGTGAAGTAACACGCACGGAAGATACATTCACAATCGCGGTTTAG